In one Butyrivibrio proteoclasticus B316 genomic region, the following are encoded:
- a CDS encoding TaqI-like C-terminal specificity domain-containing protein encodes MEKSEHLSVSEVSEILGISPATVKNWIKLGKLSAVKFGASFWVSKSEVERISLALDSSDLLRQRRNKSRLSSNFIPKSYISNSSPNYKTIKALICDKEISNYPIDSLLYYYAGILMELAGINRELSDSLTQDLNVTSTDTPCDLASEYPLLLVDSEDTLGMLYLSLRGLQAKKSTGAYYTPFFVVDELINEAFSSKATTDYASKSYIDPACGTGNFLLRLPDNIPLANIHGADIDKTAVILCRINIAIKYHITSWSELEVLTNNIVCRDFLFSPANGYYNVTLGNPPWGYAFSKDSTALIRHTFSSFSGTGKPESFSLFIEKSLKESDEVTFLLPETILGSDYHLGIRKFITDNANVVSISYLGEVFDKVQCPSVIMRISRISTSNSIKSSFYKKESKICRSLSLVKSFNVPKTRIGSDNFNILADNDEYSILTKMTSVPHFYLEGNADFALGIVTGGNSNVVFETAVKGSEPIIKGKDITKYRITSGHAYTVFAPEKYQQVAPESYYRAPNKLFYRFIAGEPIVALDDKGLLSLNSANIIIPHVQGYDNAYIMAVLNSSAVSFYYRHICKNMKVLRSVLEKLPIPVCAPEVMKEISELAAKLSSLPENCADSDKYIIKRLDNYVNKLYNLNAADEKIITER; translated from the coding sequence ATGGAAAAAAGTGAGCATTTATCGGTATCCGAGGTCTCTGAAATACTTGGGATCAGCCCCGCTACCGTCAAAAACTGGATAAAACTCGGTAAACTAAGCGCCGTCAAGTTTGGTGCTTCTTTTTGGGTATCCAAAAGCGAGGTAGAAAGAATCAGCCTTGCTCTTGATTCTTCTGATTTGTTGCGTCAGAGGCGCAATAAATCAAGACTTTCTTCGAACTTTATTCCCAAATCCTACATCAGTAATTCATCTCCTAACTATAAAACAATCAAGGCGCTGATTTGTGACAAGGAAATCTCAAATTATCCTATTGACAGCCTTCTTTATTACTATGCCGGAATTCTTATGGAGCTTGCCGGTATTAATAGAGAACTTTCTGATTCTTTGACACAAGATCTTAATGTAACCAGCACTGATACCCCTTGCGATCTAGCTTCCGAATACCCTCTGCTATTAGTTGATTCTGAGGATACTCTTGGCATGCTGTATCTTTCACTTCGAGGTCTTCAGGCCAAGAAGTCTACCGGAGCCTATTACACTCCTTTTTTTGTTGTGGATGAGCTTATAAATGAAGCTTTCTCAAGCAAAGCTACTACAGATTACGCATCAAAGTCATATATTGACCCTGCATGTGGAACCGGAAATTTCCTTCTGCGTCTCCCGGATAACATTCCTCTAGCCAATATTCATGGTGCAGACATTGATAAGACAGCTGTAATCTTATGCCGGATCAACATAGCAATTAAATATCACATCACTTCCTGGTCCGAGCTTGAAGTTCTTACAAATAATATAGTGTGCAGGGATTTTCTCTTTTCTCCCGCTAACGGGTACTATAATGTCACACTGGGCAATCCTCCCTGGGGATATGCTTTTTCCAAGGACAGCACTGCTCTTATAAGACATACCTTTTCATCCTTTAGCGGAACCGGTAAGCCTGAATCCTTTTCTCTTTTTATAGAAAAGTCTCTTAAGGAAAGTGATGAAGTTACGTTTCTCCTTCCTGAAACAATACTTGGTTCAGATTATCACCTTGGCATTCGTAAATTCATCACAGATAATGCAAATGTTGTCAGCATAAGCTATCTTGGAGAAGTTTTCGATAAAGTTCAGTGTCCTTCAGTTATTATGCGGATCAGCAGGATCAGTACTTCAAACAGTATTAAATCCTCTTTTTACAAAAAAGAGAGCAAAATCTGCAGAAGCTTAAGTCTTGTCAAAAGCTTTAACGTTCCCAAGACCAGAATAGGTTCTGACAATTTCAATATCCTTGCAGATAACGATGAATACAGTATTTTAACCAAGATGACCTCTGTCCCACATTTTTATCTTGAGGGTAATGCCGACTTTGCCCTTGGAATCGTAACCGGAGGCAATTCTAATGTAGTTTTCGAAACTGCTGTTAAAGGTTCAGAGCCTATCATAAAGGGAAAAGATATAACTAAATACAGGATTACTTCCGGTCATGCCTATACAGTATTTGCACCGGAAAAATACCAACAAGTAGCTCCGGAAAGCTACTACAGAGCTCCAAATAAGCTCTTCTACCGCTTTATAGCAGGAGAACCAATAGTTGCCCTTGATGATAAGGGATTATTGTCACTAAACAGTGCAAATATCATAATCCCTCATGTTCAGGGATATGATAATGCATATATTATGGCAGTTCTGAATTCATCCGCAGTCAGCTTCTATTACAGGCATATTTGCAAGAATATGAAAGTGCTGCGATCAGTTCTGGAAAAGCTCCCTATACCTGTATGTGCACCCGAAGTCATGAAAGAAATTTCAGAACTTGCTGCTAAGCTGTCAAGCCTGCCAGAAAACTGCGCAGATTCCGACAAATATATTATAAAAAGACTAGATAATTACGTTAACAAACTATATAATTTAAATGCTGCTGACGAAAAAATAATAACTGAAAGGTAG
- a CDS encoding WD40 repeat domain-containing protein, translated as MTVIKKAEHTDVDKPRIFEMDDILYSENGDIYEGFKDAPGYSHYCSKFDGTGMAVTADNKVYYVDGKLEPRYLSESSTSAVISKKADFVLYNDEVHEGCVYDAANDQKITICEDYFTVYDSAISSNGRYVAFYERESGTIIRDVQNPESFTTVSKKDLDAIAVSPDGKRAFFKNYDDETYFAYSYHDGELFEIARGNHFDFFVNDECTEAFVSDIYSTYFYSTDMETGVKILDDDLFEVSCQKGPYGIVGKHSSNMIADVESFKGCILETISKDYYFDSPYKSLILLEQYSSNELLGFDNGTVYRLYRDSDSDLCIETMENGHLNSNKIEGIDPFVRSYTTCDDLSKIYYVDRDGNLWLYENGEHKLLHSSPDLHSNIQYDSFSQRLFFIEKESLYSIGDDPEDCRLEFENADYISHNYYNYEDFVVFSYKMEKRYVRVFGNYMLFDS; from the coding sequence ATGACTGTAATAAAAAAAGCGGAGCACACAGATGTAGACAAGCCCAGAATATTTGAGATGGACGATATTCTTTATAGTGAGAATGGCGATATATATGAGGGCTTTAAGGATGCACCCGGTTACTCGCATTACTGTTCTAAATTTGACGGAACAGGAATGGCGGTTACCGCAGATAATAAAGTCTACTATGTTGATGGGAAGTTGGAACCCCGCTATTTGTCTGAAAGCTCAACAAGCGCTGTCATTAGTAAAAAGGCTGATTTTGTTTTATATAATGATGAAGTGCATGAGGGCTGCGTTTATGATGCAGCTAACGACCAAAAAATAACTATATGCGAGGATTATTTTACGGTATACGATAGCGCTATTTCATCAAATGGACGATATGTAGCCTTTTATGAAAGAGAGTCTGGAACAATCATCCGTGATGTACAAAACCCTGAGTCTTTCACAACAGTCAGTAAGAAGGACCTTGATGCAATCGCTGTTTCTCCTGATGGTAAGAGAGCATTTTTTAAAAATTATGATGACGAGACATATTTTGCCTATTCCTACCATGATGGTGAATTGTTTGAGATAGCAAGAGGCAATCATTTTGACTTTTTCGTAAATGATGAGTGCACAGAAGCATTTGTTTCTGACATTTACAGTACATATTTTTATAGTACGGATATGGAAACAGGGGTAAAGATACTGGATGATGATCTGTTTGAAGTTAGTTGCCAAAAAGGCCCCTATGGAATTGTAGGCAAGCATTCCAGCAATATGATCGCAGATGTAGAATCGTTTAAGGGCTGCATCTTGGAGACAATATCCAAGGATTATTATTTTGACTCTCCATATAAGAGCCTTATCTTACTTGAACAATACAGTTCAAATGAGCTTCTGGGATTTGACAACGGAACTGTATACAGACTATATAGAGATTCTGACTCTGATCTTTGCATTGAGACTATGGAAAATGGCCATTTAAATAGTAATAAAATCGAAGGCATTGATCCTTTTGTTAGATCATATACGACTTGTGATGATCTAAGCAAAATATATTATGTGGATAGAGATGGTAATCTCTGGTTGTATGAAAACGGAGAGCATAAGCTTTTACATAGTAGTCCTGATTTGCACAGTAATATTCAATATGACAGCTTTAGTCAAAGACTCTTTTTTATAGAAAAAGAGAGTCTGTATTCTATAGGGGATGATCCTGAGGACTGCAGGCTTGAATTTGAAAATGCTGACTATATTTCACATAATTATTACAATTATGAAGACTTTGTTGTATTTTCTTACAAAATGGAAAAGAGATATGTAAGAGTATTTGGCAATTACATGCTATTTGACAGTTAA
- a CDS encoding C39 family peptidase, with the protein MKRKPYGGITNISKYLMEQYGERGVLVKRGRSVVMDHKSMEEISGRRTRNCSVVAVTRVVDYYRKKLKIPGIPEDIREIYRDVEEIAESYGYNDKIGTIPFFISGIARESFERYGIKTKCKGVYVWTFEDQVVKEISEGRPVIMNIARGYYKDHTVVVVGYSIWRVGDKLYPILRIIDGWRSGYRYIDYEAFAKDISQSIFGSFNTIVVK; encoded by the coding sequence ATGAAAAGAAAACCCTATGGCGGAATAACCAATATATCTAAATATCTGATGGAACAGTATGGGGAGAGAGGCGTCCTTGTCAAAAGAGGGCGCTCTGTTGTCATGGATCATAAATCCATGGAGGAAATAAGCGGAAGACGAACTAGAAACTGTTCTGTAGTAGCTGTGACAAGGGTTGTAGATTACTACCGTAAAAAGCTTAAGATTCCGGGAATTCCTGAAGATATAAGAGAAATATACAGGGATGTAGAAGAAATTGCAGAAAGCTATGGCTATAACGACAAGATTGGTACTATCCCATTTTTTATCTCAGGTATAGCCAGGGAGTCTTTTGAAAGGTATGGAATAAAGACTAAATGCAAGGGCGTTTATGTCTGGACCTTTGAAGATCAGGTGGTAAAAGAGATATCTGAGGGCAGACCGGTGATCATGAACATAGCAAGAGGATACTATAAGGATCACACTGTGGTTGTTGTGGGCTATAGTATATGGAGAGTTGGAGATAAGCTTTATCCTATCCTCAGGATCATAGATGGATGGAGAAGCGGATATCGCTATATTGATTATGAGGCATTTGCCAAAGATATATCTCAATCCATATTTGGTTCTTTTAACACGATTGTTGTAAAATAG
- a CDS encoding C1 family peptidase: MPTKYDSRNVDGISYITDVEDQGYSYLCWTYASLGAIESDLLLHNDDLSRESLDLSEKHLAYSNMHKASGSVNGYIDGDYREFVNADNEENAWIFDYDTNYIASGGVADFCISLLTAWKGPVSESGNDSFKSIYGEKFLFKDNSDAPSDIFTSEYHVQNVCEIPAGYANNTMIKQMIMEHGSVTAGVYADDRFWKGHNSTLYADFGGKDIPTANHEALIVGWDDEYSKENFAVTPKDDGAWICKNSWGEMSGIGGYFYLSYYDQTTGRNNVAAYISAVPGQENYYDNNYQAAGFLTYVVSTLEDSENYVTAYSPSTNTYGMLYRAAGDENLKAIGLMGLETYQQYQFDIYVNPAKDGDDINFSLLGEPALSMKGSAISGGYHTFELDKDIQLNKDDEFLILIRPVTAGRLIYEAAVDSVSAPNYDEWKNLTGNVHNCYQASGCSYYVADDGTGVTRQDDKDFFVKAYTVDRK; this comes from the coding sequence ATTCCTACAAAATATGATTCGCGAAATGTAGATGGAATAAGCTATATTACTGATGTTGAAGATCAGGGGTATAGCTATTTGTGCTGGACCTATGCTTCTCTTGGCGCAATTGAAAGTGACCTTTTACTTCATAATGATGATTTATCAAGAGAATCACTTGATCTTTCTGAGAAGCACCTTGCCTACAGTAATATGCACAAGGCAAGTGGATCAGTAAACGGATACATAGACGGAGATTATCGCGAGTTTGTAAACGCAGACAATGAAGAAAACGCATGGATATTTGATTACGATACAAATTATATAGCTTCCGGGGGAGTTGCAGACTTTTGCATAAGTCTTTTAACCGCCTGGAAAGGCCCTGTTTCAGAGTCTGGAAATGATTCATTTAAGAGTATTTATGGCGAAAAGTTTCTTTTTAAGGATAATTCTGATGCGCCTTCTGATATTTTTACCAGCGAATATCATGTTCAGAACGTCTGTGAAATTCCGGCTGGGTATGCTAATAACACTATGATCAAGCAGATGATCATGGAACATGGTAGCGTTACTGCCGGAGTTTATGCTGATGACCGATTTTGGAAGGGCCATAACTCTACGCTTTATGCTGATTTTGGAGGAAAAGACATACCTACAGCAAATCATGAGGCTTTGATAGTAGGATGGGATGATGAATACAGTAAGGAAAATTTTGCAGTAACTCCTAAAGATGACGGAGCCTGGATCTGCAAGAACAGCTGGGGAGAAATGTCGGGTATTGGAGGATATTTTTATCTGTCCTATTATGACCAGACAACAGGAAGAAATAACGTAGCAGCCTATATTTCTGCTGTACCGGGTCAGGAAAACTATTATGATAACAATTATCAGGCAGCTGGCTTTCTCACATATGTGGTCAGCACTTTGGAAGATTCGGAGAATTATGTAACAGCCTATAGTCCTTCTACAAATACCTACGGAATGTTATACCGGGCTGCAGGAGACGAAAATCTAAAGGCAATAGGGCTGATGGGGCTTGAGACATATCAGCAGTATCAGTTTGATATATATGTCAATCCGGCTAAGGATGGTGATGATATTAACTTTTCGCTTCTGGGAGAGCCTGCCTTATCTATGAAAGGTTCGGCTATAAGCGGCGGATATCACACCTTTGAACTTGATAAAGATATTCAGCTTAATAAGGACGATGAATTCCTTATTCTGATAAGGCCTGTGACAGCCGGGAGGCTTATCTATGAGGCGGCTGTCGATTCTGTGAGTGCACCTAATTACGATGAATGGAAAAATCTTACCGGAAACGTTCATAACTGTTATCAGGCAAGCGGATGCAGCTATTATGTGGCTGATGATGGAACAGGTGTTACAAGACAGGATGATAAAGATTTCTTTGTTAAGGCTTATACTGTAGACAGAAAATAG
- a CDS encoding cobalt-precorrin-5B (C(1))-methyltransferase codes for MDRFTVKDQNSLLSSPVSSGDCMAAAAQAAASDLLFRIRFENIIVYHGTASRIYPVKRIDENCNIRQSEYSCLVEGATPPDIKDRAEIRVCVSYIDDFTKISDKAHVDPRFANLFLDGAEGIGTAMGKRPGYQDGEALIEKPVRDSVFETVANVCDISDGAQLLLIKVSCPEGMMIAAGNVMGQTTFTGGITIMGEHATISKIHQRDITDSIDFQIKKQVDLGVSSVLVSPGNYCADKINSQLHVPLTTAAHCYNYPGQAIDSCVSYGVTNMLLVGNVGKLIKLAAGITNTNSFASDGRREIFAAHTAIVGGTSSQVRTVMNCLTCDEILALLTSWGIRDRVMSSIMNSIAEYCTIRSRGRLNLAVALFSEEFGLLGATINTKNVLVKVSQEQFALSLKLK; via the coding sequence ATGGATCGATTTACCGTAAAAGATCAGAATAGTTTACTTAGCAGTCCTGTTTCATCAGGAGATTGTATGGCAGCTGCTGCACAGGCTGCAGCCAGCGATCTTCTATTTAGGATCAGGTTTGAGAATATTATTGTATATCATGGGACTGCCAGCAGAATCTATCCGGTCAAAAGAATAGATGAAAACTGCAACATCAGGCAATCTGAGTATTCCTGTCTTGTGGAAGGAGCGACGCCTCCTGATATAAAGGATAGAGCTGAAATAAGAGTATGTGTTTCATATATCGACGATTTTACTAAGATAAGCGATAAGGCGCATGTTGATCCCAGATTTGCCAATCTCTTTTTGGATGGAGCAGAAGGCATAGGAACTGCAATGGGCAAAAGACCAGGATATCAGGATGGTGAGGCACTTATTGAAAAGCCCGTTAGAGATTCTGTTTTTGAGACTGTTGCCAATGTCTGCGATATTTCTGATGGGGCTCAGCTCCTTCTCATTAAAGTCAGCTGTCCTGAAGGAATGATGATAGCTGCCGGGAATGTTATGGGACAGACCACATTTACCGGTGGGATCACTATTATGGGAGAGCATGCTACCATTTCCAAGATCCATCAGAGAGATATTACAGATTCCATAGATTTTCAGATCAAAAAGCAGGTTGATCTTGGCGTATCAAGTGTTCTTGTATCTCCCGGTAATTACTGCGCTGACAAGATCAATAGTCAGCTTCACGTACCGCTTACTACAGCTGCCCACTGTTATAATTATCCGGGACAGGCTATTGATAGCTGCGTTTCTTACGGCGTTACCAACATGCTTCTTGTAGGTAATGTAGGTAAACTTATCAAGCTTGCTGCCGGAATTACCAACACTAATTCTTTTGCTTCAGATGGCAGAAGAGAGATATTTGCAGCGCATACTGCCATAGTTGGAGGGACCTCCAGCCAGGTCAGAACAGTTATGAACTGTCTTACATGTGATGAGATATTAGCTCTTTTAACAAGCTGGGGAATAAGAGATAGAGTAATGAGCAGTATCATGAATTCAATTGCTGAATACTGCACTATCAGGAGCCGCGGAAGACTTAATCTTGCTGTTGCGCTATTCTCAGAAGAATTTGGACTATTAGGTGCAACAATTAATACCAAAAATGTTTTAGTTAAGGTGTCACAGGAACAATTTGCATTGTCACTTAAGCTAAAATAG
- the trpS gene encoding tryptophan--tRNA ligase, whose product MSKIILTGDRPTGKLHVGHYVGSLRRRVELQNSGEFDKIFIMIADAQALTDNADNPEKVRQNIIEVALDYLSVGLDPAKSTLFIQSQIPELTELSFYYMNLVTVSRLQRNPTVKSEIAMRNFETSIPVGFFTYPISQAADITAFKATTVPVGEDQEPMIEQCKEIVRKFNSVYGEALVEPEILLPDNAACLRLPGIDGKAKMSKSLGNCIYLSEEPESIKKKVMSMFTDPNHLRVEDPGQVEGNPVFIYLDAFAKDEHFAEFAPDYANLQEMKDHYKRGGLGDVKVKKFLNNVLQAELEPIRNRRKEFQKDIPYVYEVLRKGSQVAEEVATQTLSDVKNAMRINYFDDKELIAMQSAKYEEKND is encoded by the coding sequence ATGAGTAAGATTATTTTGACTGGAGATCGCCCTACAGGTAAATTACACGTGGGACATTATGTTGGATCACTTCGTAGAAGGGTAGAGCTTCAGAATTCAGGGGAGTTTGACAAAATCTTTATTATGATTGCCGACGCTCAGGCGCTTACTGATAATGCTGATAATCCTGAGAAGGTTCGTCAGAATATCATCGAGGTAGCACTTGACTATCTGTCTGTAGGACTTGATCCTGCCAAGTCTACACTGTTTATTCAGTCACAGATTCCTGAGCTTACAGAGCTTTCATTTTATTACATGAATCTTGTTACTGTTTCAAGACTTCAGAGAAACCCTACTGTTAAGTCTGAAATTGCAATGAGAAATTTTGAGACAAGTATCCCTGTTGGATTCTTCACATATCCGATCAGCCAGGCTGCGGATATTACTGCATTTAAGGCAACAACTGTTCCTGTAGGCGAGGATCAGGAGCCAATGATCGAGCAGTGTAAGGAGATAGTAAGGAAATTTAATTCTGTATATGGCGAGGCTCTTGTGGAGCCTGAGATTCTTTTACCTGATAACGCTGCATGTCTCAGACTTCCTGGTATAGATGGTAAGGCCAAGATGAGTAAGTCTCTTGGTAACTGTATTTATCTGTCTGAGGAACCAGAATCTATCAAGAAGAAGGTTATGAGCATGTTCACAGATCCTAACCATTTAAGAGTTGAGGATCCTGGTCAGGTTGAGGGCAATCCTGTATTTATTTATCTGGACGCTTTTGCCAAGGATGAGCATTTTGCTGAGTTTGCTCCGGACTATGCTAATCTTCAGGAAATGAAGGATCATTACAAGAGAGGCGGTCTTGGTGACGTTAAGGTCAAGAAATTCCTTAACAATGTACTTCAGGCAGAACTTGAACCTATCCGTAACAGGAGAAAAGAGTTCCAGAAGGATATTCCTTATGTATATGAAGTACTCAGAAAAGGTAGCCAGGTAGCTGAGGAAGTTGCAACCCAGACACTTTCAGATGTCAAGAATGCAATGAGAATCAACTATTTTGACGATAAAGAACTTATAGCTATGCAATCTGCAAAGTATGAGGAGAAAAACGACTAA
- the glgA gene encoding glycogen synthase GlgA, producing MKKVLFVASEGVPFIKTGGLADVVGSLPKDIDKRYFDVRVILPLYKCINQQLKEKMEYVSNFYMDFHWKNEYVGIFRAEVDGIKYYFIDNEFYFNGMKPYGDDVLFEIEKFAFFSKAALSILPVIDFRPDIIHCHDWQTGLVPVYLKERFQGSEFYRGIKAIMTIHNLKFQGKWDIKAVQDITGLPDYYFTPDKLGLFKDANLLKGGIVYADAITTVSKAYAEEIKTQFYGEELDGLLRARANDLRGIVNGIDYDEFNPETDKYIPYQYNAINFRKEKVKNKKALQKELGLKEDEKCMMIGIVSRLTDQKGFDLINYVLDELCQDAIQLVVLGTGTEQYENAFRHFDWKYHDKVSANIYYSEPMSHKIYAASDAFLMPSLFEPCGLSQLMALRYGTIPIVRQTGGLIDTVEPYNKFESTGTGFGFLNYNAHEMLGTIREAERVYYDQKREWNKMIDRAMAVDYSWKVSAEKYQEMYDWLRP from the coding sequence ATGAAAAAAGTCCTTTTTGTAGCTTCTGAAGGAGTACCATTTATTAAAACAGGTGGACTTGCTGATGTAGTTGGCTCACTTCCCAAGGACATCGATAAGAGATATTTTGATGTTCGTGTGATCTTGCCGCTATATAAGTGTATTAATCAGCAGCTCAAGGAAAAGATGGAATACGTTTCCAATTTCTACATGGATTTTCATTGGAAAAACGAGTATGTTGGTATTTTCAGAGCTGAAGTAGACGGTATCAAGTATTATTTTATCGACAACGAGTTTTATTTTAACGGAATGAAGCCTTATGGCGACGACGTTTTATTTGAGATTGAAAAGTTTGCATTCTTTTCAAAGGCTGCGCTTTCAATTCTTCCTGTCATAGATTTCAGACCTGACATTATTCACTGCCATGACTGGCAGACAGGACTTGTCCCGGTTTATCTCAAAGAGAGATTCCAGGGAAGCGAGTTCTATAGAGGCATAAAGGCAATCATGACAATTCATAACCTTAAGTTCCAGGGTAAATGGGATATTAAGGCTGTTCAGGATATCACAGGACTTCCTGATTATTATTTCACTCCTGATAAGCTTGGGCTTTTCAAAGATGCCAATCTGCTTAAGGGCGGAATAGTATATGCTGATGCTATTACTACAGTCAGCAAGGCATATGCGGAGGAAATCAAGACTCAGTTCTATGGAGAGGAGCTTGATGGACTTTTAAGAGCCAGAGCTAATGATCTCAGGGGTATTGTCAATGGTATTGACTATGACGAGTTCAATCCTGAGACAGACAAGTATATTCCTTATCAGTACAATGCAATCAACTTCCGCAAGGAGAAGGTCAAGAACAAGAAGGCACTTCAGAAAGAACTTGGTCTCAAGGAAGATGAGAAGTGCATGATGATCGGTATTGTATCAAGGCTTACTGATCAGAAGGGCTTTGATCTTATCAACTATGTTCTGGATGAACTTTGCCAGGATGCTATTCAGCTTGTTGTTCTTGGAACAGGAACAGAGCAGTACGAGAATGCTTTCCGCCACTTTGACTGGAAGTATCATGATAAGGTATCTGCCAATATTTATTATTCAGAGCCTATGTCACACAAGATTTATGCTGCATCTGATGCCTTCCTGATGCCGTCACTCTTTGAGCCTTGCGGACTTTCACAGCTCATGGCTCTCAGATATGGAACAATTCCGATTGTTCGTCAGACAGGTGGTCTTATAGATACTGTTGAGCCATATAACAAGTTTGAGAGTACTGGTACAGGCTTTGGATTCCTGAATTACAATGCACATGAGATGCTTGGAACTATCAGGGAAGCTGAGCGCGTATACTATGATCAGAAGCGTGAGTGGAACAAGATGATAGATCGTGCAATGGCTGTAGATTATTCCTGGAAGGTATCTGCTGAGAAGTATCAGGAAATGTACGACTGGTTGCGACCATAA
- a CDS encoding putative polysaccharide biosynthesis protein: MNKKVGNKEMKKSLLMNAGILAAAGIISKIIGLLYGSPLAAIIGDEGNGYYGTAYEIYTIILLISSYSIPSAMSKIISARLAVGEFKTAQRIFRCALVYVTIVGLIGSLLLFLGADVLAAGRAATVLRFFAPTIFVFGFLGVLRGYFQAQRTMVPSSVSQILEQIFNAIVSVGAAYLLTEMAGYEDTSKRAVYGAIGSALGTGSGVLVALLFMLHIYLFNRKEIHKRLEFDKHEVLPDKEIYRLIIMIVTPFILSTAIYNLSSSLNATLFSRILMNVRNVDEAQVASMYGIYARKAKVITSLPIALASAAASAMLPEVSALLAKGDKEAASNTISKVTKVILLIAIPSTVGLFALAKPFIMILFPQKSSIGEAALLLQILAITVVFYSLSTISNAVLQGIGKVNTPVVNAFLALIVQTVLLTLLLLYTNLGGVSLCIVMIVYSLLMCILNGMALKRSITTNNDFRKTYVLPSIAAIVMGIFAYLSYVLVSFVFYAVGRLEAVGAIAQDMKFVDYMYSNYFVNLVSAMIAMVVAVIVYFVMLVKIGGASESEIRRIPKAYLLVNVMKKLRIMK; this comes from the coding sequence ATGAATAAAAAAGTTGGTAATAAAGAAATGAAAAAGAGCCTTCTTATGAATGCTGGAATTTTGGCTGCAGCCGGAATTATCAGTAAAATAATAGGCCTTTTATATGGTAGTCCTCTTGCGGCGATAATAGGTGATGAGGGCAATGGCTATTATGGAACAGCTTATGAGATATATACGATCATACTGCTGATTTCTTCCTATAGTATTCCATCTGCCATGTCCAAGATTATTTCAGCGAGACTAGCTGTTGGCGAGTTTAAGACTGCCCAGAGAATATTCAGATGTGCTCTTGTTTATGTAACAATTGTGGGACTGATAGGTAGTTTATTGTTATTCCTTGGTGCAGATGTTCTTGCAGCCGGAAGAGCGGCTACAGTCCTTAGATTCTTTGCACCTACTATTTTTGTGTTTGGTTTCCTTGGAGTTCTTCGTGGGTATTTCCAGGCACAGAGAACGATGGTGCCATCCTCTGTATCACAGATTCTGGAACAGATTTTTAACGCTATAGTCAGTGTTGGCGCTGCGTATTTGCTGACTGAAATGGCGGGCTATGAAGATACATCAAAGAGAGCTGTTTATGGTGCTATAGGAAGTGCACTTGGAACAGGCTCCGGAGTATTGGTAGCTCTTTTATTTATGCTTCATATTTATCTCTTTAATAGAAAAGAGATTCATAAGAGGCTTGAATTTGATAAGCACGAGGTACTTCCTGATAAAGAAATTTACAGGCTTATCATTATGATCGTAACTCCATTTATTCTTAGTACTGCAATTTATAATTTGTCTTCTTCTCTTAATGCCACACTTTTTTCAAGAATCCTGATGAATGTCAGAAATGTAGATGAAGCTCAGGTTGCTTCCATGTATGGTATTTATGCGAGAAAAGCCAAGGTAATCACAAGTCTTCCAATAGCACTTGCAAGTGCAGCTGCTTCTGCAATGCTTCCGGAGGTTTCAGCTCTTTTGGCAAAAGGTGATAAAGAAGCGGCAAGTAATACAATTTCCAAGGTTACAAAGGTTATTCTTCTGATTGCTATTCCAAGTACTGTTGGCCTTTTTGCGCTTGCCAAGCCTTTTATCATGATCCTCTTCCCACAGAAGTCATCAATAGGAGAGGCCGCATTGCTACTTCAGATACTGGCGATCACAGTGGTGTTTTATTCCTTATCAACTATATCAAATGCGGTATTGCAGGGAATAGGCAAGGTGAATACGCCTGTTGTAAATGCTTTTCTGGCGCTTATAGTGCAGACTGTGTTATTGACACTTCTTTTACTGTATACAAACCTTGGTGGAGTGTCATTATGTATTGTTATGATCGTGTACTCACTTCTCATGTGCATTTTAAATGGTATGGCGCTTAAGAGGAGTATTACAACTAATAATGACTTCAGGAAGACTTATGTACTTCCTTCTATTGCGGCCATTGTAATGGGAATCTTTGCTTATTTATCTTACGTACTTGTAAGCTTTGTCTTTTATGCAGTCGGACGGCTTGAAGCTGTAGGTGCTATCGCTCAGGATATGAAGTTTGTAGATTATATGTATTCAAATTACTTCGTTAATCTTGTTTCAGCTATGATTGCAATGGTAGTAGCTGTTATTGTGTACTTTGTTATGCTGGTCAAGATCGGCGGAGCATCTGAATCAGAAATCAGAAGAATTCCTAAGGCATATTTGCTGGTCAATGTTATGAAGAAACTTAGGATCATGAAATAA